In Mesorhizobium sp., one DNA window encodes the following:
- a CDS encoding 3-keto-5-aminohexanoate cleavage protein, which yields MTRQRADCMVNITTGGSATMTFEERLRPVSVFKPEVASLNMGSTNFGRYPMLTRNTEFRHEWERDYLAGSRERFFKNTVPDIEHS from the coding sequence GTGACCAGGCAGCGCGCCGACTGCATGGTGAACATCACGACGGGAGGGTCTGCCACGATGACGTTCGAGGAGCGGTTGCGACCGGTATCGGTGTTCAAGCCGGAAGTCGCCTCTCTCAACATGGGGTCGACGAACTTCGGCCGCTACCCGATGCTGACCCGCAACACGGAGTTCAGGCACGAGTGGGAGCGGGACTATCTCGCCGGATCGCGTGAGCGGTTTTTCAAGAACACTGTTCCCGATATCGAGCACAGCTGA
- a CDS encoding SDR family NAD(P)-dependent oxidoreductase, producing the protein MGELTGKTALVTGASKGIGRAIAARLAAEGCDVALVARDLERLTAAAEEIAERHGVRTLPIAADLSSESGCISAARTALDAFGGLDILVNCAGDTRAGTFPAQPDTEWTSGFALKFFGAVRLTRALWEPLKARRGTVINIGGAAAYTPSPGFMVGGAVNAALAHFSKSLSKQGLVDDVNVNIIHPGSVVTDRMDALIRQEAASTGISEDEVRRRNRERAGIRRLGEPDDIAETVVFLCLPRARHIQGVGIAVDGGATPGL; encoded by the coding sequence ATGGGTGAATTGACAGGAAAGACGGCGCTGGTGACCGGGGCCAGCAAGGGTATAGGACGCGCCATCGCGGCTCGGCTTGCCGCGGAGGGATGCGATGTGGCTCTGGTCGCAAGAGACCTGGAGAGGCTGACCGCCGCAGCAGAGGAGATTGCCGAGCGGCATGGGGTGAGAACCCTCCCGATCGCCGCCGATCTGTCGTCGGAATCGGGCTGTATTTCTGCCGCCCGGACGGCATTGGACGCCTTCGGCGGACTCGACATACTCGTCAATTGCGCCGGCGACACCAGGGCGGGCACTTTCCCGGCACAACCGGACACGGAGTGGACAAGCGGCTTCGCTCTCAAGTTCTTCGGCGCGGTGCGCTTGACGCGGGCGCTTTGGGAGCCGCTGAAAGCGCGGCGCGGGACCGTCATCAATATCGGCGGTGCGGCGGCATATACGCCCTCGCCGGGCTTCATGGTCGGCGGCGCCGTCAACGCGGCGCTGGCACATTTCTCCAAGTCGCTGTCGAAGCAGGGGCTGGTTGACGACGTCAACGTCAATATCATCCATCCCGGCTCCGTCGTCACCGACCGCATGGACGCGCTGATCCGGCAGGAGGCGGCTTCGACCGGCATATCCGAAGACGAGGTCCGCCGCCGCAACCGGGAGCGGGCCGGAATCCGCAGGCTCGGAGAGCCTGACGATATCGCGGAGACGGTAGTGTTCCTCTGCCTGCCGCGCGCGCGTCATATCCAGGGCGTCGGCATCGCCGTCGACGGCGGCGCGACGCCAGGACTTTGA